A region of Diospyros lotus cultivar Yz01 chromosome 3, ASM1463336v1, whole genome shotgun sequence DNA encodes the following proteins:
- the LOC127797141 gene encoding lysine histidine transporter-like 6: MVSASASKEDPLEDQWMVKGPPRNAKWWYSTFHIVTAMVGAGVLSLPYAMAYLGWGPGTMVMVLSWCITLNQMWQMIQLHECVPGVRFDRYYDLAQHAFGPKLGPWIVLPQQLIVQVGCNIVYMVTGGKCLKKFMEITCTNCTRLRQSYWICIFGSTHFLLSQLPNFNSVSGVSLAAAIMSLSYSAIAWVGCLSKGRIENVSYGYKKTSGADYMFRVFNALGQISFAYAGHAVVLEIQATVPSTPEKPSKVPMWKGAVWAYFVNAICYFPVALIGYWAFGQDVADNVLVGLERPSWLIAAANLMVVIHVIGSYQVFAMPVFDLLEKTMVKKFNFPPGILLRILVRSIYVAFTLFVGVTFPFFGDLLGFFGGFGFAPTSYFLPSIIWLVIKKPRRFSISWFINWVCIYVGAFIMLASTIGGFRNIIADSSSYEFYS, from the exons ATGGTTTCAGCTTCTGCTTCAAAG GAGGATCCGTTGGAAGATCAATGGATGGTGAAGGGCCCCCCTCGGAATGCCAAATGGTGGTACTCAACCTTCCACATTGTTACAGCCATGGTTGGTGCTGGTGTTCTCAGCTTGCCTTATGCCATGGCCTATTTAGGATG GGGTCCAGGGACAATGGTGATGGTGTTGTCATGGTGCATCACCCTGAACCAGATGTGGCAGATGATACAGCTTCATGAATGTGTCCCCGGGGTTCGTTTCGATCGCTACTATGACCTGGCTCAGCACGCTTTTGGTCCGAAGCTTGGGCCATGGATAGTTCTGCCCCAGCAGCTAATAGTCCAGGTTGGTTGCAATATTGTTTACATGGTCACTGGGGGCAAGTGTCTCAAGAAGTTCATGGAGATAACCTGCACAAACTGTACCAGGCTCAGGCAATCCTACTGGATTTGCATCTTTGGTTCCACCCATTTTTTACTCTCTCAGCTTCCCAATTTCAATTCTGTTTCTGGGGTTTCATTAGCGGCCGCCATCATGTCGCTGAG CTATTCAGCTATAGCCTGGGTGGGTTGCTTGAGCAAGGGAAGAATTGAGAATGTAAGCTATGGATACAAGAAAACCAGCGGAGCTGATTACATGTTTAGGGTCTTCAATGCACTGGGCCAGATTTCATTTGCATATGCTGGGCATGCAGTTGTCCTTGAGATTCAGGCCACAGTTCCATCCACTCCTGAGAAACCCTCAAAAGTACCAATGTGGAAAGGCGCAGTTTGGGCATATTTTGTTAATGCGATTTGCTATTTTCCAGTGGCCTTGATTGGATACTGGGCATTTGGGCAAGATGTTGCTGATAATGTGCTGGTGGGACTTGAGAGGCCGTCATGGCTTATTGCTGCTGCTAACTTGATGGTCGTCATCCATGTCATCGGCAGCTATCAG GTTTTCGCAATGCCAGTGTTCGACTTGTTGGAGAAGACGATGGTTAAGAAGTTCAACTTCCCACCCGGAATCTTACTGCGAATCTTAGTCCGGTCAATTTATGTTG CCTTCACGCTCTTTGTTGGTGTCACCTTTCCATTCTTTGGTGATCTTCTTGGTTTCTTTGGTGGATTTGGTTTTGCTCCAACTTCTTACTTT CTCCCTAGTATTATATGGCTGGTGATTAAGAAACCAAGGAGATTCAGCATCTCATGGTTCATCAACTGG GTGTGCATATATGTGGGAGCGTTCATCATGTTGGCGTCCACGATAGGCGGCTTCAGGAATATCATTGCTGACTCCTCCAGTTATGAGTTCTATTCATGA